Proteins encoded within one genomic window of Hahella chejuensis KCTC 2396:
- the modC gene encoding molybdenum ABC transporter ATP-binding protein: MNDDISASFFSHRGDFTLDVAFHTPGQGVTALFGRSGSGKTTLLRFIAGLERAEKGALQIKDEVWQSADLFVPPHRRALGYVFQEPSLFAHLSVMDNLLYGHQRIPQWERRVAPEEVIRWLELEPLIGRNTQSLSGGQRQRVAIGRALLTSPKLLLMDEPLASLDLQSKEEILPYLDELFQQLDIPVFYVSHSPDEVMRLASHLVLLDHGCVRAGGPINELLTRPDLPLAHLEEASAVVHATIQAHDLEYHQTLLSVPGGVLAVHHKQGPIGQQVRLRIHAKDVSLALKPPELSSISNCIPVKVIDINVDREPSQVVVRLALGEETILSRVTRRSIDQLNIERGMSVFAQVKSVALID; the protein is encoded by the coding sequence ATGAACGACGATATCTCTGCGTCTTTCTTCTCCCACAGAGGGGATTTCACCCTGGATGTCGCGTTCCACACGCCGGGGCAAGGCGTCACCGCACTGTTTGGTCGCTCCGGCTCCGGCAAGACCACGCTGCTGCGTTTTATCGCCGGCCTGGAGCGGGCGGAAAAAGGGGCCTTGCAAATCAAGGATGAGGTCTGGCAGAGCGCCGACCTTTTCGTGCCGCCGCATCGTCGCGCCCTTGGCTATGTGTTTCAGGAGCCAAGCCTGTTCGCGCATTTATCGGTCATGGATAACCTGCTCTACGGCCACCAGCGCATTCCGCAATGGGAACGCAGGGTGGCGCCGGAAGAAGTCATTCGCTGGCTTGAACTGGAGCCGCTGATTGGACGCAATACGCAATCACTGTCCGGCGGGCAGCGCCAACGGGTGGCCATTGGCCGCGCTCTGCTTACCAGCCCGAAACTGCTATTGATGGACGAGCCACTGGCCAGTCTGGATTTACAGAGCAAGGAAGAGATCCTTCCCTATCTGGATGAGCTGTTCCAGCAGTTGGACATTCCCGTTTTCTATGTCAGCCACTCGCCTGATGAAGTCATGCGTCTGGCTTCGCATCTGGTGCTGCTGGACCATGGATGCGTCCGCGCCGGCGGCCCCATCAACGAGCTGCTCACCCGCCCTGACCTGCCCCTGGCGCACCTGGAAGAAGCCAGCGCCGTCGTACACGCCACTATCCAGGCCCATGACCTGGAATATCACCAGACCCTGTTGAGCGTGCCCGGCGGCGTCTTGGCGGTGCATCATAAACAAGGCCCCATCGGCCAGCAGGTCAGGCTGCGCATACACGCCAAGGATGTGAGTCTGGCGCTGAAGCCGCCGGAGTTGAGCAGCATCTCCAACTGCATTCCCGTCAAGGTCATCGATATCAATGTGGACCGAGAGCCGTCCCAGGTAGTGGTGCGTTTGGCCCTGGGCGAAGAAACCATCCTATCCCGGGTCACCCGCCGCTCCATTGACCAGCTGAATATCGAGAGAGGCATGTCAGTGTTCGCCCAGGTGAAAAGCGTAGCCTTGATTGACTAA
- the modA gene encoding molybdate ABC transporter substrate-binding protein: MLTRFTLVRAFSATIIALFLASHAHAGEVLAAVSANFTSTIQALAPDFEAQTGHRLKPSFGSTGKLYAQITHGAPFEVFLAADDVRGKKTIEAGVGVPGSNFVYASGRLALWSLEPVPGEDGRQWLEINKGKLAVANPKTAPYGAAAIQAMQSLKLYDSLQPQLVFGENISQTYQFVYSGAATLGFVALSQVIAMDEAERGAYWLVPQSLYTPIRQEGVLLSKGQDNPAAVAFIDYLKSPRARSIIESFGYNVEE, translated from the coding sequence ATGTTGACACGCTTTACTCTCGTTCGCGCTTTCTCGGCGACGATCATCGCTTTGTTTCTGGCGTCGCACGCCCATGCAGGCGAGGTATTGGCGGCGGTGTCCGCCAATTTTACCTCCACCATTCAGGCTCTGGCTCCGGATTTCGAGGCGCAGACCGGTCATCGCCTCAAACCCAGCTTCGGCTCTACCGGCAAACTTTACGCGCAGATCACCCATGGCGCGCCCTTTGAAGTGTTCCTGGCGGCGGACGACGTGCGCGGCAAAAAGACGATAGAGGCCGGAGTCGGCGTCCCAGGGAGCAATTTCGTCTACGCCAGTGGACGCCTGGCGCTATGGAGTCTAGAGCCCGTCCCTGGCGAGGATGGTCGCCAGTGGCTGGAGATCAACAAAGGCAAGCTCGCTGTCGCCAATCCCAAAACCGCGCCTTATGGCGCCGCCGCCATTCAAGCCATGCAGTCACTCAAGCTTTACGACTCCTTGCAGCCTCAGTTGGTGTTTGGAGAAAACATCTCGCAAACCTATCAATTCGTTTACAGCGGCGCAGCGACTTTGGGATTCGTAGCGTTGTCGCAGGTGATCGCTATGGATGAAGCTGAGCGCGGCGCTTACTGGCTGGTTCCTCAATCCCTGTATACGCCGATCCGGCAAGAGGGTGTGTTGTTGTCCAAAGGCCAGGATAATCCGGCGGCGGTGGCGTTTATCGACTACCTGAAATCCCCCCGCGCCCGCTCGATTATCGAATCCTTTGGTTACAATGTTGAAGAATAA
- the cysG gene encoding siroheme synthase CysG, protein MSTQLQTWDFLPISMNLQGRECLVVGDTEQAVRKTDLLLRAGAKVRLLGDPHAKALKESADALNAITVIPDPFHPDLLQLCAVVVAASDSAMLNQQVAQAAQARGIPVNVVEQPELSSFIFPSIIDRHPVLVSVTSSGGAPVLTRLLRNRLESLIPHGFGRLADLAMEFRDKVRSRFGHINQRRRFWESVLEGVVSDLVFCGRTDKARAMLDDMLSGEQADAIKDTGEVYLVGAGPGDPDLLTFRALRLMRQADVVLYDRLVSPQILDLVRRDAKRINVGKARSNHTLPQQEINAMLVELAKEGKRVLRLKGGDPFIFGRGGEEIDQLADAGVPFQVVPGITAASGCAAYSGIPLTHRDHSQSVRFVTGHLKSDTCDLPWHEFVQDNQTLVFYMGLVGLPIISRELIAHGMKPSTPIALVSRGTLPDQQVLVGELGNIAKKVEEQQIPGPTIIIIGDVVTLRDRLRWMD, encoded by the coding sequence ATGTCCACACAACTACAGACCTGGGATTTTCTGCCCATATCCATGAATCTACAGGGCAGGGAGTGTCTTGTAGTTGGGGACACCGAGCAGGCGGTGCGAAAAACCGACCTGCTACTACGCGCGGGAGCCAAGGTCCGGCTCCTGGGCGACCCGCATGCGAAAGCGCTCAAGGAGAGCGCTGACGCACTCAACGCTATTACCGTTATCCCAGACCCCTTTCATCCCGATTTGTTGCAGCTGTGCGCGGTTGTCGTCGCTGCGTCCGATTCCGCGATGTTGAATCAGCAGGTGGCGCAAGCCGCCCAGGCGCGCGGGATTCCGGTCAATGTCGTCGAACAGCCGGAATTAAGCAGTTTTATCTTTCCTTCTATTATCGATCGTCATCCGGTGCTGGTATCCGTCACCAGTTCCGGCGGCGCGCCCGTATTGACCCGTTTGTTGCGCAACCGACTTGAGTCGCTGATCCCTCATGGTTTCGGCAGACTGGCGGATTTGGCGATGGAGTTCAGGGATAAGGTTCGGTCTCGTTTTGGTCATATCAATCAACGGCGTCGCTTTTGGGAGTCCGTGTTGGAAGGCGTTGTTTCTGATCTGGTGTTTTGCGGGCGCACGGACAAAGCCAGGGCGATGCTGGATGACATGTTAAGTGGTGAACAGGCGGACGCGATTAAAGATACAGGTGAAGTGTATCTGGTTGGCGCAGGGCCCGGCGATCCGGATTTGCTGACGTTTCGCGCGCTACGCTTGATGCGTCAGGCTGATGTGGTGTTGTACGACCGTCTGGTGTCGCCGCAGATTCTGGATCTGGTGCGCCGGGACGCCAAACGTATCAATGTGGGCAAAGCCCGCTCCAACCATACGCTGCCGCAACAGGAAATCAACGCTATGTTGGTGGAGTTGGCCAAGGAGGGAAAACGGGTGTTGCGTCTTAAAGGCGGCGACCCCTTTATTTTTGGTCGCGGCGGGGAGGAGATCGATCAGTTGGCGGACGCTGGCGTCCCGTTTCAGGTGGTGCCCGGAATTACCGCCGCTTCCGGATGTGCGGCTTACTCCGGTATTCCGCTCACACACAGGGATCATTCACAGTCGGTGCGTTTCGTGACCGGCCATTTGAAGTCCGACACCTGCGACCTGCCATGGCATGAGTTTGTGCAGGATAATCAGACCCTGGTGTTTTACATGGGGCTGGTGGGGCTGCCGATTATCAGTCGTGAGCTGATCGCCCATGGTATGAAGCCGTCAACGCCAATCGCTCTGGTATCCAGGGGGACTCTGCCGGATCAACAGGTGCTGGTGGGCGAGTTGGGCAATATCGCCAAGAAGGTGGAAGAGCAGCAGATTCCTGGCCCAACCATCATTATTATCGGCGATGTCGTGACCTTGCGTGATCGTTTGCGCTGGATGGATTAA
- the crcB gene encoding fluoride efflux transporter CrcB, which produces MSVPHLVYVALGGALGAVSRYLIVAWVSNVAGAKFPWGTLAVNLLGSFLLGTAFVYVVEKLHGQPELRSLIMVGFLGALTTFSTFSLEAWSLMQSDQLLQGLAYILMSVILCLFAVSAGIALTRLIL; this is translated from the coding sequence ATGAGCGTCCCCCATCTTGTGTATGTTGCTCTTGGCGGCGCGCTTGGCGCCGTCAGCCGGTATTTAATCGTGGCCTGGGTCAGTAACGTAGCAGGCGCCAAATTTCCCTGGGGCACGCTGGCGGTCAATCTGCTTGGCTCTTTTCTTCTCGGGACGGCTTTTGTGTATGTGGTGGAGAAACTGCATGGACAACCCGAGCTGCGATCTTTGATAATGGTGGGTTTTTTAGGGGCGTTGACCACGTTTTCCACCTTTTCGCTGGAAGCCTGGAGCCTGATGCAAAGCGATCAGCTATTGCAAGGCCTCGCCTATATTTTAATGAGCGTTATACTATGCCTCTTCGCCGTGAGCGCAGGTATCGCTCTGACCCGGCTTATTCTTTGA
- a CDS encoding replication-associated recombination protein A: MTLNLFESEERRRSAQYAPLAARMRPRVIDEYIGQTHLLDADKPLRKALERDQLHSVIFWGPPGVGKTSLARLVAGYTGAEFITLSAVQSGVKEIREVSQRARANSQSGRKTIVFVDEVHRFNKSQQDAFLPYVEEGAFVFIGATTENPSFELNNALLSRARVYPLKPLTIDDLTALLQRALSDAENGLGQTSWSYDADLLRMIAEAANGDARQALNILETMSDLADPGEQGGILSRELLASVMQVSLKRFDKGGDAFYDQISALHKSVRGSNPDGALYWFARMLNGGCDPLYVARRVVRMASEDIGNADPRGLDLALSAWDVQERLGSPEGELAIAQAIVYLACAPKSNAVYSAFNAAMKLAAESPDYPVPVHLRNAPTKLMKEMGYGKEYRYAHDEPGAYAAGETYLPEELDGLRLYHPVERGLESKVKEKLEYLRSLDEAYQNRS, from the coding sequence TTGACGCTAAACCTGTTTGAATCGGAAGAACGCCGTCGGAGTGCGCAGTATGCGCCTCTGGCGGCGCGAATGCGTCCCCGCGTTATTGATGAGTATATTGGGCAGACGCATCTGCTGGATGCAGATAAACCGTTACGCAAGGCGCTGGAGCGCGATCAACTGCACTCGGTTATATTCTGGGGGCCGCCTGGAGTAGGCAAAACCTCTCTCGCCCGGCTGGTGGCGGGATACACCGGCGCAGAATTTATAACCTTGTCCGCCGTACAAAGCGGGGTCAAGGAAATCCGAGAGGTCAGCCAGCGCGCCCGCGCGAATTCACAAAGCGGACGCAAAACCATTGTGTTCGTGGACGAAGTCCATCGTTTCAACAAATCCCAGCAAGACGCCTTTCTTCCTTACGTCGAGGAGGGCGCTTTTGTGTTTATCGGCGCCACCACGGAAAACCCCTCTTTTGAGCTGAATAACGCCTTGTTGTCGCGGGCGCGGGTGTATCCGCTAAAGCCGCTCACTATTGATGATTTAACGGCGCTATTGCAGCGAGCCCTGTCCGATGCGGAAAACGGCTTGGGGCAAACATCCTGGAGCTATGACGCCGACCTGTTGCGGATGATCGCGGAAGCCGCCAACGGCGATGCGAGACAGGCGCTGAACATACTTGAAACCATGTCTGATCTGGCGGACCCGGGCGAGCAGGGTGGGATTCTCTCGCGTGAGCTTCTGGCGTCGGTAATGCAGGTTTCACTAAAACGCTTCGACAAAGGCGGAGATGCGTTCTACGATCAGATCTCCGCATTGCACAAATCCGTGCGCGGCTCCAACCCTGACGGCGCCCTGTATTGGTTCGCCCGTATGCTGAACGGGGGCTGCGATCCTTTGTACGTCGCCCGCCGTGTGGTGCGGATGGCAAGCGAGGATATCGGCAACGCCGATCCGCGGGGTTTGGATCTCGCGCTTTCTGCCTGGGACGTGCAAGAGCGCCTGGGCTCTCCGGAAGGGGAGCTGGCGATTGCGCAGGCGATTGTTTATCTGGCGTGCGCGCCGAAGAGCAATGCGGTCTATAGCGCGTTTAACGCCGCGATGAAATTGGCGGCGGAATCGCCGGATTATCCAGTTCCCGTTCATTTACGCAATGCGCCGACCAAGTTGATGAAGGAAATGGGCTACGGCAAAGAATACCGTTATGCTCATGACGAACCCGGAGCCTATGCGGCCGGCGAGACGTATTTGCCCGAAGAGCTGGACGGCTTGCGTCTGTACCACCCGGTGGAGCGGGGACTGGAAAGCAAAGTTAAGGAAAAGCTGGAATACCTGCGGAGTCTGGACGAAGCGTATCAGAACCGCTCCTGA
- the modB gene encoding molybdate ABC transporter permease subunit, translated as MNAVGVQGLVDWQAVWITLKLAGLTTLILMALGTAIAWGLAQSRHWSKRPLEAIISLPLVLPPTVLGFYLLLLLGPKGPIGEITQALGLGVLPFTFPGLVVASVIYSLPFAVQPIQNAFETLGARPLEVAATLRASPWDRFMTVALPLSRSGLITAAVLVFAHTIGEFGIVLMIGGAIAGETKVLSVAIYDHVEAIEYTQANILSAGMLIFSFTVLLALQIIRKPAKVIS; from the coding sequence ATGAATGCAGTGGGCGTCCAGGGGCTGGTCGACTGGCAGGCGGTGTGGATCACGCTGAAACTGGCGGGGCTGACCACCCTCATCCTGATGGCTCTGGGTACCGCTATCGCCTGGGGATTGGCGCAGAGTCGGCACTGGAGCAAACGTCCGCTGGAGGCGATTATCTCTCTGCCTTTGGTGCTGCCGCCGACAGTGCTGGGTTTCTATCTGTTACTGTTGCTGGGCCCCAAAGGCCCTATTGGAGAAATCACCCAGGCTCTGGGATTGGGCGTGCTGCCCTTCACTTTTCCCGGCCTGGTGGTCGCTTCCGTTATTTATTCGCTGCCCTTCGCCGTGCAACCTATTCAGAACGCCTTCGAAACTCTCGGCGCCCGCCCGTTGGAGGTCGCCGCCACCTTGCGCGCCTCCCCCTGGGATAGATTCATGACTGTCGCATTGCCGCTGTCCCGCTCCGGCCTTATCACCGCCGCCGTGCTGGTGTTCGCTCACACTATTGGTGAATTCGGCATCGTGCTCATGATCGGCGGCGCTATCGCTGGCGAGACCAAAGTCCTGTCGGTGGCCATATATGATCATGTGGAGGCCATCGAATACACACAGGCTAATATTCTCTCCGCCGGTATGCTGATCTTTTCCTTCACAGTGCTGCTGGCGCTGCAGATTATCCGCAAGCCGGCGAAGGTGATTTCATGA
- the tagH gene encoding type VI secretion system-associated FHA domain protein TagH, which translates to MELILKVTKCPPGSDMSGVTVTVGKDGATIGRSTTNSLVLPDANRYVSSDHGRIEFDGSRYSFIDISTNGSYLNHLGHPLIKGHPEPLKNGDRLMLGQYELQVELAEPSDDRTQMFAPDSDIEATRISSDIASQTAMSDLDDWIGSGQEPWPVYQHAANTTAVPPEQVEAEMQGDLEPQSAADMDDGILDAEIIEDVEAPTLVNHAASRDAEAALDDEFEPTAEPAAEEARTPEVDEQTSQFSKKDMTPDWLTQALGMMTLTEEAHKQVVDKSMDLLREAVEGVLTTLREKQSLKNELRINQTQIRVAENNPLKFSPTPEVALENLLLKQGTTYLSADEAMKEAFADIRDHQRALYKSVRGLYTRIIKSLDPEQIVKHIDNKHGQPWFGGNHRKYWDEYLKAYNKLRKDEEQAFQGKFSEDFANSYEFYFNQLKAQRRNNKTDDDDM; encoded by the coding sequence ATGGAACTCATCCTCAAAGTGACTAAATGTCCCCCCGGAAGCGACATGTCTGGGGTGACTGTTACCGTCGGCAAAGACGGCGCGACCATAGGGAGATCGACCACGAACTCCCTGGTGCTGCCGGACGCCAATCGGTATGTATCCTCGGACCACGGACGGATCGAGTTCGACGGAAGTCGATACAGCTTTATCGATATCAGCACTAACGGCAGTTATCTGAATCATCTGGGGCATCCGCTTATCAAAGGCCACCCAGAGCCGCTCAAGAACGGCGACCGCCTGATGCTTGGGCAGTATGAGCTGCAAGTAGAACTGGCGGAGCCCAGCGACGACCGTACGCAGATGTTTGCGCCTGACTCGGATATCGAGGCGACCCGAATTTCATCCGATATTGCTTCTCAGACCGCTATGTCAGATTTAGATGACTGGATTGGGTCCGGTCAGGAGCCCTGGCCGGTCTACCAGCATGCGGCGAATACCACCGCCGTGCCGCCGGAGCAGGTGGAGGCGGAAATGCAGGGCGACCTGGAGCCACAGAGCGCGGCGGACATGGATGACGGCATCCTGGACGCGGAAATCATTGAAGATGTGGAAGCGCCGACGCTGGTGAATCACGCTGCGTCGCGAGACGCGGAGGCGGCGCTTGATGATGAGTTTGAACCCACAGCGGAACCCGCCGCAGAAGAAGCGAGGACTCCTGAAGTGGATGAGCAGACCTCGCAGTTCAGCAAAAAGGACATGACCCCGGATTGGCTGACCCAGGCTTTGGGCATGATGACGCTGACGGAAGAGGCGCATAAGCAGGTTGTTGATAAGTCTATGGATCTGCTGCGTGAGGCGGTGGAGGGCGTGCTTACGACTTTGCGCGAAAAGCAGTCGCTGAAGAATGAGCTGCGCATTAATCAGACTCAGATTCGCGTGGCGGAAAACAACCCCCTCAAGTTTTCACCCACTCCCGAAGTGGCGTTGGAAAATCTGTTGCTGAAGCAGGGGACGACTTATCTGTCCGCCGACGAGGCGATGAAAGAAGCGTTCGCCGATATCCGCGATCACCAGCGTGCGCTGTACAAGTCTGTGCGCGGACTATACACCCGCATCATCAAATCTCTCGATCCAGAGCAGATCGTCAAACATATCGACAACAAGCATGGACAGCCCTGGTTTGGCGGCAATCATCGCAAGTACTGGGATGAATATCTGAAAGCCTACAACAAACTGCGCAAAGACGAAGAGCAGGCGTTTCAAGGTAAGTTCTCGGAAGACTTCGCCAACAGCTACGAGTTCTATTTCAACCAGCTCAAGGCGCAGCGCAGGAATAACAAAACGGACGATGACGATATGTGA
- a CDS encoding TOBE domain-containing protein, whose translation MSENNDNARVLELAGEFWLNQNVRGVQGGSRIALLEHIDSAGSITKAAKLTGISYKTAWDAVDAMNNLSPRPLVERATGGKHGGGARLTPQGHKLVSAYRAMETHYSALLSRLQRDIDDFDDIHGVLQAMAMKTSARNQFRGVVSRVQSGAVNAEVALDLGDGLELVAVVTRESVQDLGLTPGRTATAIIKSSFVILATDETLRLSARNRLCGVVSDIRRGQVNAEVHVRLNGDRTLTAVITEQSLEDLGLTHGAPCQAYVKASHIILAINQ comes from the coding sequence ATGAGTGAAAATAACGACAACGCCAGGGTTTTGGAGCTCGCCGGAGAATTCTGGCTTAACCAGAACGTGCGCGGCGTACAAGGCGGCTCTCGCATCGCCTTGTTGGAGCATATCGACAGCGCCGGCTCCATCACCAAGGCGGCCAAGCTTACCGGAATCAGCTACAAAACCGCCTGGGACGCCGTGGACGCAATGAACAACCTGTCGCCGCGTCCACTGGTTGAGCGCGCGACTGGAGGCAAGCACGGCGGTGGGGCGCGTTTGACTCCCCAGGGTCACAAGCTGGTATCCGCCTACCGGGCGATGGAAACACACTACTCAGCTTTATTAAGCCGCCTACAACGGGACATTGACGATTTTGACGATATTCATGGAGTGCTTCAGGCCATGGCGATGAAAACCAGCGCGCGCAATCAGTTTCGAGGAGTCGTCAGTCGCGTGCAGTCCGGCGCAGTCAATGCGGAGGTCGCCCTTGATCTGGGAGACGGCCTGGAACTGGTGGCGGTGGTGACCCGGGAGTCAGTTCAGGACCTGGGTCTGACGCCGGGACGCACAGCAACCGCGATCATTAAATCCAGTTTTGTCATTCTGGCGACGGATGAGACCTTACGACTGAGCGCCCGCAACCGTCTATGCGGCGTCGTCAGCGACATCCGGCGCGGTCAGGTGAACGCGGAGGTGCACGTGCGCTTGAACGGGGACCGGACCCTGACCGCCGTCATCACGGAACAAAGCCTGGAAGACCTGGGGCTTACGCATGGCGCACCCTGTCAGGCTTACGTTAAGGCGTCCCATATTATTCTGGCCATCAATCAATGA
- the serS gene encoding serine--tRNA ligase, with the protein MLDPKLLRNSLDEVAARLKTKRYDLDVDAFSQLEERRKSVQVRTEELQSERNSKSKNIGMMIKQGQDPQPLKDEVAKIGEQLETAKAELQDIQDKLDDLLQGIPNLPDASVPEGASEDDNVEVRQWGSVREFDFEPKDHVDLGESLGLLDFNSGAKLAGSRFVVMRRELARLHRALAQFMLDIHTTEHGYQETMTPFLVHAHALQGTGQLPKFEADLFKVPGEHDFYLIPTAEVPVTNLVREEILDAKELPLKMTSHTPCFRSEAGSYGRDVRGMIRQHQFEKVELIHVVAPEQSDAALEELTGNAERILQLLNLPYRVVALCGGDLGFSAAKTYDIEVWLPAQKKYREISSCSNCRDFQARRMQARWRNPETGKPELVHTLNGSGLAIGRTLIAVLENYQQADGSILVPDVLEPYMGGVKVIKSAN; encoded by the coding sequence ATGTTAGATCCAAAATTGCTTCGCAACAGCCTGGATGAAGTGGCTGCCAGACTAAAGACCAAACGCTATGACCTGGACGTGGATGCGTTCAGTCAATTAGAAGAGCGGCGCAAGTCCGTTCAGGTCCGTACTGAGGAACTGCAGAGCGAGCGCAACAGTAAGTCGAAGAATATCGGCATGATGATCAAGCAGGGCCAGGACCCGCAGCCCCTGAAAGACGAAGTGGCTAAAATCGGCGAACAACTGGAAACCGCCAAAGCGGAGCTGCAGGACATCCAGGACAAGCTGGACGACCTGCTGCAAGGCATTCCCAATCTTCCTGACGCTTCAGTGCCTGAAGGGGCGAGTGAAGACGACAACGTAGAAGTACGCCAATGGGGAAGCGTCCGCGAATTTGATTTCGAGCCCAAGGATCATGTTGATCTTGGCGAGAGCTTGGGCCTGTTGGACTTCAACAGCGGCGCGAAGCTGGCTGGCTCCCGTTTTGTGGTGATGCGCCGCGAACTGGCGAGACTGCACCGTGCGCTGGCCCAGTTCATGCTGGATATTCACACCACTGAGCACGGTTATCAGGAAACCATGACGCCGTTTCTGGTGCATGCGCATGCATTGCAGGGCACCGGACAGCTGCCCAAATTTGAAGCGGACCTGTTTAAAGTGCCGGGCGAGCATGACTTTTATCTGATCCCTACTGCGGAAGTGCCAGTCACCAATTTGGTGCGTGAAGAGATTCTGGACGCCAAAGAGCTGCCTCTGAAAATGACCAGCCATACCCCTTGTTTCCGTAGCGAAGCCGGCAGCTACGGCCGCGATGTGCGTGGAATGATCCGCCAGCACCAGTTTGAGAAAGTGGAGCTGATTCATGTGGTGGCGCCGGAGCAGTCTGATGCAGCTCTGGAAGAGCTGACCGGCAATGCGGAACGAATCCTGCAGTTATTAAACCTGCCGTATCGTGTTGTGGCGCTGTGCGGAGGCGATCTGGGCTTCTCTGCGGCGAAAACCTACGACATCGAAGTCTGGTTGCCGGCGCAGAAAAAATACCGCGAGATTTCTTCTTGCAGCAACTGCCGTGACTTCCAGGCGCGTCGTATGCAGGCGCGGTGGCGTAACCCGGAAACCGGCAAGCCGGAGCTGGTGCATACGCTGAACGGCTCTGGACTGGCGATAGGGCGCACCCTGATCGCGGTGCTGGAGAATTACCAGCAGGCGGACGGCTCCATTTTGGTGCCGGATGTGCTGGAGCCATACATGGGCGGCGTGAAGGTGATCAAATCAGCTAACTGA